A genomic segment from Vicia villosa cultivar HV-30 ecotype Madison, WI unplaced genomic scaffold, Vvil1.0 ctg.000218F_1_1, whole genome shotgun sequence encodes:
- the LOC131625488 gene encoding uncharacterized protein LOC131625488, with protein sequence MAESNSYGSSVNSFSDLPRCGCDRPMKMWVTNTVQNRNRKFWKCHNVGSGNSCELLLWDDEIRHHINGHRMNLPECKSCDILAVKLETLTNKIEKLKKKIASLTSANMRLKKTALILYFLVIGILYYLV encoded by the exons atgGCCGAAAGCAACTCGTATGGTAGCAGTGTAAATTCGTTTTCAGATTTACCCAGATGTGGTTGTGACAGACCAATGAAGATGTGGGTGACCAACACGGTTCAAAATCGCAATAGAAAGTTCTGGAAATGCCACAATGTCGGG TCTGGAAATAGCTGTGAATTGCTCTTGTGGGATGATGAAATCAGACACCATATCAATGGGCATAGGATGAATCTACCAGAATGTAAAAGTTGTGATATACTAGCAGTGAAGTTGGAGACATTAACAAACAAAATTgagaagttgaagaagaagattgcAAGTCTGACAAGTGCTAATATGAGGCTGAAGAAGACAGCATTGATTCTCTATTTTTTGGTTATTGGCATATTGTATTACTTAGTTTAA